A genome region from Streptomyces sp. NBC_01296 includes the following:
- a CDS encoding PqqD family protein — protein MPLDETPADKDLQVGPGSVASLPLNVKIRNHRGTTVVGGYEHFFELTASAAHIWRQIDGKRTVSDIAALIAEEYEIDQESVVQDIVELFTELAQHDVVNIAQGDSRS, from the coding sequence ATGCCGCTCGACGAAACGCCCGCCGACAAGGACCTGCAGGTGGGGCCCGGGTCGGTGGCCTCGCTGCCGCTGAACGTGAAGATCCGCAACCACCGGGGCACGACGGTGGTCGGCGGGTACGAGCACTTCTTCGAGCTGACCGCGTCCGCCGCCCACATCTGGCGGCAGATCGACGGAAAGCGCACCGTGAGCGATATCGCCGCGCTGATCGCCGAGGAATACGAGATCGATCAGGAATCCGTGGTGCAGGACATTGTCGAGCTCTTCACGGAACTCGCGCAGCACGATGTCGTGAACATTGCGCAAGGCGATTCTCGGAGCTGA